The following coding sequences lie in one Vibrio aerogenes genomic window:
- a CDS encoding late competence development ComFB family protein: protein MQINVEVHNYMETLVGQFLAADKYTDQYSHEQLADLACLSLSQIRPVYIRYDVDFLSAISETRLIQLKKYAKDAVEAAELMIKNDRRKNRDKTGEIPVVISSARFDEALELEWYERPIRGHHEEK from the coding sequence ATGCAGATTAATGTTGAAGTGCATAACTACATGGAAACACTGGTCGGTCAGTTTTTGGCAGCGGACAAGTACACCGACCAATATAGTCATGAACAACTGGCCGATTTGGCATGTTTATCATTAAGTCAGATAAGACCCGTCTATATTCGTTATGATGTCGATTTTCTGTCTGCAATTTCTGAAACTCGTTTGATACAGCTAAAAAAATATGCAAAAGATGCAGTTGAAGCCGCTGAATTGATGATCAAGAATGATCGGCGTAAAAATCGCGATAAAACAGGGGAAATCCCTGTCGTCATTTCAAGTGCTCGATTTGATGAAGCATTGGAACTGGAATGGTATGAGCGGCCAATCAGAGGCCATCATGAGGAGAAGTAA
- the aspA gene encoding aspartate ammonia-lyase: MSGTSNDFRVEEDLLGQREIPASAYYGIHTLRAYENFNISSTKISDVPELVRGMVFTKKAAAKANMELGTIPEDVGLYIMQACDLILNTGKGMDQFISDVYQGGAGTSVNMNANEVIANIALELKGCPKGEYHIINPNDHVNKSQSTNCAYPTGFRIAVYNSIIKMLNSVEHLRSTLNHKSKEYKDILKMGRTQLQDAVPMTVGQEFNAFSTSLKEEEKNLKHTAALLLEVNLGATAIGTGLNAVEGYQALAVKYLAEFTGLNCEPAEDLIEATSDCGAYVMVHAALKRLAVKLSKMCNDLRLLSSGPRTGLNEINLPEMQAGSSIMPAKVNPVIPEVVNQVCFKVIGNDTTVTFAAEAGQLQLNVMEPVIGQAIFESISLLNNACINLADKCISGITVNKEVCENFVLNSIGIVTYLNPLIGHHEGDIIGKICAETGQSVRDVALSRNLLSEDEIDEIFSVKNLMHPKYTAELYK, encoded by the coding sequence ATGTCCGGAACTTCTAACGATTTTCGTGTTGAAGAAGACCTGCTGGGTCAACGCGAAATCCCTGCATCAGCTTATTACGGTATTCATACATTACGTGCGTATGAAAACTTCAATATCTCCTCAACAAAGATTTCTGATGTACCAGAACTTGTCAGAGGTATGGTCTTTACAAAAAAAGCAGCAGCAAAAGCCAATATGGAACTTGGGACCATCCCTGAAGACGTAGGTCTGTATATTATGCAAGCCTGTGATCTGATTCTGAATACCGGAAAAGGTATGGATCAGTTTATCTCTGATGTATATCAGGGAGGCGCCGGAACATCGGTCAATATGAATGCCAATGAAGTGATCGCAAATATAGCACTCGAGCTCAAAGGGTGCCCTAAAGGTGAATACCACATAATCAATCCAAACGATCACGTCAATAAAAGTCAGTCCACTAACTGTGCATATCCAACCGGATTCCGCATTGCGGTGTACAACAGTATTATCAAAATGCTGAATTCGGTTGAGCACTTACGTTCAACACTGAACCATAAAAGTAAGGAGTATAAAGATATTCTGAAAATGGGACGAACTCAGCTTCAGGACGCAGTTCCAATGACTGTCGGACAAGAGTTCAACGCTTTCAGTACATCATTAAAAGAAGAAGAGAAAAACTTAAAACATACCGCAGCGCTGCTGCTTGAAGTCAATCTTGGTGCGACAGCGATTGGTACTGGCCTCAATGCTGTTGAAGGTTATCAGGCACTTGCAGTCAAATACCTGGCGGAGTTTACCGGCCTGAACTGTGAACCGGCAGAAGACCTGATTGAAGCAACATCTGACTGTGGTGCTTATGTGATGGTCCACGCTGCTTTAAAACGTTTAGCTGTGAAACTATCCAAAATGTGTAATGACCTGAGACTTCTTTCATCTGGTCCCCGGACAGGTCTGAATGAAATCAATCTTCCTGAAATGCAGGCGGGATCGTCCATCATGCCAGCAAAGGTTAACCCTGTCATTCCGGAGGTTGTCAATCAAGTCTGCTTCAAAGTTATCGGGAATGACACCACGGTAACATTTGCTGCAGAAGCAGGTCAGTTGCAGTTGAATGTCATGGAGCCGGTCATCGGACAAGCGATATTCGAGTCGATATCTCTGCTGAATAATGCCTGTATCAATCTTGCGGATAAGTGCATCAGCGGAATTACAGTGAACAAAGAAGTCTGTGAAAACTTTGTTCTGAATTCCATCGGTATTGTCACTTATCTGAATCCACTGATTGGTCACCATGAAGGTGATATTATCGGAAAAATCTGCGCAGAAACGGGCCAGAGTGTCCGGGATGTCGCCCTGTCACGGAATTTACTGTCAGAAGATGAGATTGATGAAATATTTTCTGTGAAGAATCTGATGCATCCGAAATATACCGCCGAATTATATAAATAA
- a CDS encoding Re/Si-specific NAD(P)(+) transhydrogenase subunit alpha, with protein sequence MQIGVPTERLPGETRVAASPGSVKQLLKLGFEVVIESQAGEKASFDDEAFKLAGAQIVSSDDIWNADIILKVNAPTPEEIELIKEGTTLISFIWPAQNPELLETLSTKKINVMAMDSVPRISRAQALDALSSMANIAGYRAVVEAAHEFGRFFTGQITAAGKVPPAKVFVAGAGVAGLAAIGAAGSLGAIVRAFDVRPEVKEQVQSMGADFLELDFQESSGSGDGYAKEMSDEFNQKAAELYAEQAEDVDIVITTALIPGKPAPKLITKEMVDSMKAGSVIVDLAAANGGNCECTVADQVVTTDNGVKIIGYTDMVGRLPTQSSQLYATNLVNLLKLLCKDKDGLINIDFEDVVQRGVTVIKEGEVTWPAPPIQVSAQPQVKAEPVKPKVQKEEKPISPTKKIVGVAVGVGIFAWIASVAPAAFLSHFTVFVLACVVGYYVVWNVTHALHTPLMSVTNAISGIIITGALLQIGQGHGFVSFLSFIAVLIASINIFGGFTVTKRMLEMFRKS encoded by the coding sequence ATGCAGATTGGTGTACCTACAGAGCGACTCCCCGGAGAGACGCGGGTAGCTGCTTCTCCGGGCTCGGTGAAACAGTTATTAAAATTAGGCTTTGAAGTTGTGATTGAATCTCAGGCGGGAGAAAAAGCGAGTTTTGATGATGAAGCTTTTAAACTGGCCGGAGCACAAATTGTATCATCAGATGATATCTGGAATGCGGATATTATTCTGAAAGTAAATGCCCCGACGCCGGAAGAAATTGAACTGATTAAGGAAGGCACAACCCTGATTAGTTTTATCTGGCCAGCACAAAATCCTGAATTACTGGAAACTTTATCCACGAAGAAGATCAATGTGATGGCCATGGACTCTGTACCCAGAATATCAAGGGCTCAGGCGTTGGATGCACTTTCTTCTATGGCAAATATTGCCGGTTATCGTGCTGTGGTTGAGGCTGCCCATGAGTTTGGCCGTTTCTTTACTGGTCAAATTACCGCGGCAGGGAAAGTTCCGCCAGCGAAAGTATTTGTCGCCGGAGCCGGTGTTGCGGGACTGGCAGCGATTGGTGCGGCAGGAAGTCTGGGAGCCATTGTCCGTGCATTTGATGTGCGTCCTGAGGTAAAAGAACAGGTGCAGTCGATGGGCGCTGATTTTCTTGAGCTTGATTTTCAGGAATCTTCCGGGTCAGGGGATGGCTATGCGAAAGAGATGTCTGATGAATTTAATCAGAAAGCGGCTGAACTCTATGCTGAACAGGCAGAAGACGTTGATATTGTGATTACAACTGCCTTAATTCCCGGCAAGCCAGCACCCAAACTGATTACCAAAGAGATGGTTGACAGTATGAAGGCCGGCAGTGTCATTGTTGATTTGGCAGCAGCAAATGGTGGTAACTGTGAATGTACGGTTGCAGATCAAGTCGTGACAACTGATAACGGAGTTAAAATTATCGGTTATACCGATATGGTTGGACGTCTTCCCACACAGTCTTCACAATTATATGCGACAAACCTGGTCAATTTACTGAAGTTACTGTGTAAAGACAAAGACGGGTTAATCAATATTGATTTTGAGGATGTCGTGCAACGTGGTGTTACAGTCATCAAAGAAGGTGAAGTGACATGGCCGGCCCCGCCAATTCAGGTTTCAGCCCAACCTCAGGTAAAAGCAGAGCCTGTAAAGCCTAAAGTTCAGAAAGAAGAGAAACCGATTTCACCGACAAAAAAAATTGTGGGTGTTGCTGTTGGTGTCGGTATTTTTGCCTGGATTGCCTCAGTTGCTCCGGCTGCATTCTTAAGTCACTTTACCGTTTTTGTACTGGCGTGTGTTGTCGGCTATTACGTGGTCTGGAACGTCACTCATGCGCTCCATACACCATTAATGTCTGTAACGAATGCGATTTCCGGCATCATCATTACCGGTGCCTTACTCCAGATTGGTCAGGGCCATGGTTTTGTGAGTTTTCTCTCTTTTATTGCTGTGCTGATCGCCAGCATTAATATATTTGGTGGTTTCACTGTGACCAAGCGTATGCTTGAAATGTTCCGTAAAAGTTAA
- the ansB gene encoding L-asparaginase 2, whose protein sequence is MTLNPMRNSLIIAALSISSFSFAADLPNIKILATGGTIAGAGKSATDSSYTAGKVGVDQLVYAVPEIGKLAHISGEQVVSIGSQDMNDAVWLKLAKRVNALLAEDDVDGIVITHGTDTMEETAYFLNLTVKSNKPVVLVGSMRPSTAKSADGPMNLYNAVVTATDKDSRGRGVLVAMNDTVFGARDVTKTNTTSVQTFQAPNFGPLGYIHNSEIQYQRTPARHHTTDTTFDISKVKKLPKVGIVYNYANASELPVKAFVSADYDGIVSAGVGNGNMYHTVFDALAKASKNGTMVVRSSRTPTGSTTLHAEVDDDKYGFVAAGTLNPQKARILLMLSLTQTHNYREIQKMFRFY, encoded by the coding sequence ATGACGCTCAATCCAATGCGAAATAGTTTGATTATTGCAGCACTCAGTATCAGCTCTTTTTCCTTTGCAGCTGACCTTCCGAATATTAAAATTCTGGCAACTGGCGGCACAATAGCCGGTGCAGGAAAAAGTGCAACTGATTCCAGCTATACCGCGGGTAAAGTTGGTGTCGATCAACTGGTCTATGCTGTTCCGGAAATTGGAAAGCTTGCGCACATTAGTGGTGAACAGGTTGTAAGTATCGGCTCACAGGATATGAACGATGCGGTTTGGCTGAAACTGGCAAAACGGGTCAATGCACTTCTGGCAGAAGATGATGTCGACGGCATTGTCATTACCCATGGGACAGATACGATGGAAGAAACCGCCTACTTCCTCAACCTGACCGTCAAAAGTAATAAGCCGGTTGTCCTTGTGGGTTCAATGCGACCTTCGACAGCCAAAAGTGCCGACGGCCCAATGAACTTATATAACGCAGTGGTGACCGCAACGGATAAAGATTCAAGAGGACGTGGTGTATTAGTGGCAATGAATGACACCGTATTTGGTGCGCGAGATGTCACGAAAACCAACACCACATCTGTACAAACTTTTCAGGCACCGAATTTTGGTCCGCTGGGCTATATTCACAACAGTGAAATTCAGTATCAGCGCACCCCTGCCCGTCACCATACAACGGATACAACATTCGATATTTCCAAAGTGAAGAAGTTACCCAAAGTGGGCATTGTTTATAACTATGCGAATGCTTCTGAATTACCGGTGAAGGCATTTGTCAGTGCTGATTATGATGGAATTGTCAGTGCTGGTGTTGGAAATGGCAATATGTATCACACTGTATTTGATGCATTAGCCAAAGCAAGTAAAAATGGCACGATGGTTGTTCGCAGTTCAAGAACACCTACAGGCTCGACAACATTACATGCAGAGGTTGATGACGATAAGTATGGATTTGTTGCCGCTGGCACACTTAATCCGCAGAAGGCACGAATCCTGCTGATGTTATCACTGACACAGACTCACAATTACCGTGAAATTCAGAAAATGTTCCGGTTTTATTAA
- a CDS encoding HlyU family transcriptional regulator, with protein sequence MGFLSRLFGKKTQQTQAAAEPVEYKGFFIYPEAIAESGQYRIAGRILLEKEGETHEHRFIRSDVVISRGDADELMVAKAKMMIDQMGEKIFH encoded by the coding sequence GTGGGTTTTTTATCTCGGCTGTTTGGAAAGAAAACGCAGCAAACACAGGCTGCTGCAGAACCTGTTGAATATAAAGGTTTTTTTATTTACCCCGAAGCGATTGCTGAAAGTGGACAGTACCGGATTGCAGGGCGTATTTTGCTGGAAAAAGAGGGGGAAACCCATGAACATCGATTTATTCGCTCTGATGTTGTCATCAGCCGTGGTGATGCGGATGAACTGATGGTTGCAAAAGCGAAAATGATGATCGATCAGATGGGAGAAAAAATCTTTCATTAA
- the vxrA gene encoding sensor histidine kinase VxrA: protein MILKQFMLFIFLVSPYVHADSLPTRINHFISLFKYGNAEVSYDLREIESEYATKLLTPDSMLPQTSLYPLKDIQQLHFLAENCTGNFPLSPLVTEPLVFIRAMCNGTKLPFRWFARSSLIHPGGGTYAARYVRKHPESFNELKVFMHIQERPKALSNTLLGRLQHMERDSVMSLISGDSMFTEQNELWLRKGDKYYVFPEYIWKENAQSAGLTFTYANSDSSCFVRRGNLCWKKEDQSEFLRFVLVGLVVANVLMVIGWFIYRWNSKRHELKSRMLVLQILTHELRTPIASLSLTVEGFRREFEQLPETVYDEFRRLCEDSRRLRQLAEASKDYLQSDTKPLAVDWIPSVKEWLQFKIEDEFNSEIIFSINEDIAAKLNVYWLGTCIDNLLRNAMKYGIAPVKLDVITSSHMVTFKVIDQGQLTQKNWRHLRKPFVSKSGLGLGLTIVESMVGRMGGKMSLIGPPTTFILEIPCETNVTSC from the coding sequence ATGATATTAAAACAGTTTATGTTGTTCATCTTCCTTGTTAGTCCATATGTGCATGCAGATTCACTACCAACAAGAATTAACCATTTTATTTCTTTATTTAAATATGGAAACGCTGAGGTATCCTATGACCTGCGGGAAATTGAATCAGAATATGCAACGAAACTGTTAACACCGGACTCTATGCTGCCTCAGACATCTTTATACCCATTAAAAGATATCCAGCAATTACATTTTCTGGCAGAAAATTGTACCGGAAATTTTCCACTGAGCCCGTTGGTCACGGAACCACTCGTTTTTATACGGGCGATGTGTAATGGTACAAAGCTTCCTTTTCGCTGGTTTGCCCGAAGCTCATTAATTCATCCGGGGGGAGGGACTTATGCCGCCCGGTATGTCAGGAAGCATCCTGAGTCTTTCAATGAACTGAAAGTTTTTATGCATATTCAGGAGCGACCGAAAGCCTTATCAAATACTTTACTGGGACGTTTACAGCATATGGAGCGTGACTCCGTCATGTCTTTGATCTCGGGTGATTCCATGTTCACTGAACAAAATGAGCTTTGGCTGAGGAAAGGGGATAAATACTATGTGTTTCCTGAATATATTTGGAAGGAGAACGCACAATCAGCCGGTCTGACCTTTACATACGCAAATTCTGATTCAAGCTGTTTTGTACGGCGGGGGAACCTGTGCTGGAAAAAAGAAGATCAATCAGAGTTTTTGCGCTTTGTGCTTGTCGGGTTGGTTGTTGCAAATGTGCTGATGGTGATTGGATGGTTTATCTACCGGTGGAACAGTAAACGCCATGAACTGAAAAGCAGGATGCTGGTTCTGCAGATTCTGACGCATGAACTCAGAACCCCGATTGCCAGCTTATCTTTAACAGTGGAAGGATTTCGCCGGGAATTCGAACAACTGCCGGAAACTGTTTACGATGAATTCAGACGTTTGTGTGAAGATTCACGACGGCTGAGACAACTGGCAGAAGCCAGTAAAGACTATTTGCAATCGGACACAAAACCGTTAGCTGTCGATTGGATTCCATCCGTGAAAGAATGGCTGCAATTCAAAATCGAAGATGAATTTAACTCAGAAATAATTTTTTCAATCAATGAGGATATTGCTGCAAAGCTGAATGTCTACTGGTTGGGAACCTGTATTGATAATTTACTCCGGAATGCAATGAAATACGGTATTGCCCCGGTTAAACTGGACGTCATTACTTCAAGTCATATGGTTACATTTAAGGTGATCGATCAAGGTCAGCTGACGCAAAAGAACTGGCGTCATTTGCGCAAACCTTTCGTCAGTAAAAGTGGCTTAGGGCTTGGTTTAACAATTGTTGAATCTATGGTCGGGAGAATGGGAGGCAAAATGTCTCTGATTGGTCCCCCGACAACATTTATTTTGGAGATACCCTGTGAAACAAACGTTACTTCTTGTTGA
- the pntB gene encoding Re/Si-specific NAD(P)(+) transhydrogenase subunit beta has translation MSAGLVQAAYIVAALFFIMSLAGLSKQETAKSGNYYGIAGMAIALIATIFAPDTSGFGWIIVAMVIGASIGIYYAKKVEMTQMPELVAILHSFVGMAAVLVGFNSYLDSPEVATHAEHVIHLVEIFLGVFIGAVTFTGSIVAFGKLRGVISSSPLNIPHKHKWNLAAVVVSALLLIYFVQVDGSAFALLIMTLIAFVFGYHLVASIGGADMPVVVSMLNSYSGWAAAAAGFMLANDLLIVTGALVGSSGAILSYIMCKAMNRSFISVIAGGFGQEIVISEGDEQGEHRETFAEDVAELLKNSKSVIITPGYGMAVAQAQYPVYEITEKLRALGVEVRFGIHPVAGRLPGHMNVLLAEAKVPYEIVLEMDEINDDFTETDTVLVIGANDTVNPAALEDPNSPIAGMPVLEVWHAKNVIVFKRSMNTGYAGVQNPLFFKENTQMLFGDAKESVDSIAKFL, from the coding sequence ATGTCTGCAGGATTAGTACAGGCAGCGTACATTGTTGCTGCTTTATTCTTTATTATGAGTCTGGCTGGTTTATCAAAGCAGGAAACTGCAAAGTCAGGAAATTATTATGGCATAGCTGGAATGGCGATTGCTCTGATCGCGACGATTTTTGCTCCGGATACTTCAGGTTTCGGCTGGATTATTGTCGCGATGGTAATCGGTGCCAGTATTGGTATCTACTATGCGAAAAAAGTAGAAATGACCCAGATGCCGGAACTGGTTGCGATTCTCCATAGTTTTGTGGGGATGGCTGCGGTATTAGTCGGATTCAATAGCTATCTGGATTCACCGGAAGTTGCAACACATGCAGAGCATGTGATTCATCTGGTTGAAATCTTCCTGGGTGTGTTCATTGGGGCCGTGACTTTTACCGGTTCAATTGTTGCCTTTGGCAAGCTCCGCGGGGTGATTTCATCCTCTCCGCTGAATATTCCGCACAAGCATAAGTGGAACCTTGCCGCTGTTGTTGTTTCTGCATTACTGTTGATTTATTTTGTGCAGGTAGATGGCAGTGCCTTCGCTCTGCTGATCATGACATTGATTGCTTTTGTATTTGGCTATCATCTGGTTGCTTCGATTGGTGGTGCAGACATGCCCGTTGTTGTTTCAATGCTGAACTCCTATTCCGGGTGGGCAGCAGCAGCAGCTGGTTTCATGCTGGCCAATGACTTATTGATTGTGACCGGTGCCTTAGTCGGTTCTTCAGGTGCGATTCTTTCTTACATTATGTGTAAGGCGATGAATCGTTCCTTTATCAGTGTGATTGCGGGTGGTTTTGGTCAGGAAATTGTGATTTCTGAAGGTGATGAGCAGGGTGAACACCGCGAAACTTTTGCTGAAGATGTCGCAGAATTACTGAAAAATTCAAAATCAGTCATTATCACGCCGGGATATGGTATGGCGGTTGCGCAGGCACAGTATCCGGTTTATGAAATTACTGAAAAACTGCGGGCACTTGGTGTTGAAGTCCGTTTCGGGATTCACCCGGTTGCCGGACGTTTACCCGGTCATATGAACGTACTGCTGGCTGAAGCGAAAGTACCTTATGAAATTGTTCTTGAAATGGATGAGATCAATGATGACTTTACTGAAACAGATACAGTGCTTGTGATTGGTGCAAATGACACGGTGAATCCTGCTGCGCTGGAAGATCCAAACAGTCCGATTGCGGGAATGCCGGTACTGGAAGTGTGGCATGCCAAAAATGTCATTGTATTTAAACGTTCAATGAATACTGGCTATGCCGGTGTACAAAATCCGCTGTTCTTTAAAGAAAATACCCAAATGCTGTTTGGTGATGCAAAAGAGAGTGTTGATTCAATAGCAAAATTCTTATAA
- a CDS encoding GGDEF domain-containing protein, producing the protein MSPMQINSPWFRLITPVVVVLAVWVGIEKNFLRLPFHDSVLVNMPYVLFIVSLIIAQIFKQSRMGMLAISQLLCYGIIQYRLQVPLSIGSAKLELSLLSFLFPVTCMLNYAFRNAAVLTKNFLLYILILILFFAWAMLIINHTTQGGFDDISAGLLASVPQFSRLPFVIVLYLFAITGITAILLLNKNKALDAITYTSILLNANIFIFFHVPYISTLLASVSGIFLILYLISAGQEMAFNDRLTTLPARRALEFDMRHLGRRFAIAMLDVDHFKKFNDTYGHDTGDDVLKLVASRMLHVKGRAKAYRYGGEEFTIIFKGKDAEEASKYLDILRQDIQDYKMSIRNSSDRPEDNKQGLLKRRNSNKKPKPDKTVNVTISIGVSDSHSSKVPDEVLKLADQALYKAKKAGRNRVKIVK; encoded by the coding sequence ATGTCTCCGATGCAAATCAATTCCCCATGGTTTCGCCTCATTACTCCTGTTGTGGTGGTTCTCGCTGTATGGGTTGGTATTGAGAAAAACTTTTTACGGCTTCCGTTCCATGATTCTGTCCTGGTCAACATGCCGTATGTGCTGTTTATTGTCTCCCTTATCATTGCTCAAATATTCAAGCAAAGCAGAATGGGAATGCTCGCCATTTCACAACTTCTTTGCTATGGCATTATTCAGTATCGTCTTCAGGTCCCTCTTTCAATCGGCTCAGCAAAATTGGAGCTGTCATTACTGAGTTTCCTTTTCCCGGTCACATGCATGTTAAATTATGCGTTCAGGAATGCGGCCGTTCTGACTAAAAATTTCCTCTTATATATTCTGATTCTGATTCTGTTTTTTGCATGGGCCATGCTGATTATCAATCACACAACTCAGGGGGGATTTGATGATATTTCGGCTGGGCTGCTGGCTTCCGTCCCGCAATTTTCCAGACTTCCATTTGTAATTGTCCTGTATTTGTTCGCAATCACCGGGATTACCGCAATTTTATTACTGAATAAAAATAAAGCACTCGATGCGATTACCTACACATCCATTCTGCTCAATGCCAATATTTTTATCTTCTTCCATGTACCTTATATTTCAACATTACTGGCTTCAGTCTCTGGTATCTTTTTGATCCTGTACCTGATCTCTGCAGGTCAGGAAATGGCATTTAACGATCGTTTGACGACACTTCCGGCGCGCAGAGCCCTTGAGTTTGACATGAGACACTTAGGTCGTCGCTTTGCCATTGCCATGCTGGATGTCGACCACTTCAAAAAATTTAATGATACTTATGGCCATGATACCGGTGATGACGTGCTCAAGCTCGTCGCCAGCCGGATGCTTCATGTGAAAGGCCGGGCGAAAGCGTACCGCTATGGCGGCGAAGAATTTACTATCATCTTTAAGGGCAAAGATGCTGAGGAAGCATCAAAGTATCTTGATATTCTGCGTCAGGATATTCAGGATTATAAAATGAGTATCCGCAATTCGTCTGACCGGCCTGAAGATAATAAACAAGGCTTATTAAAACGCCGGAATAGTAATAAAAAACCGAAACCGGATAAAACCGTGAATGTTACAATCAGTATCGGAGTCAGTGACAGTCACTCAAGTAAAGTACCTGACGAAGTTCTTAAATTAGCCGATCAGGCATTATATAAAGCGAAAAAAGCCGGACGTAACAGAGTCAAAATCGTTAAGTAG
- a CDS encoding anaerobic C4-dicarboxylate transporter, giving the protein MLLIETVLLLGCIILAARLGGIGVGLAGGVGMVIAVYVLGLAPGSIPVSVILIIMSVILALSVMQEAGGMGYMVKCAESLLRNNPKYINIIAPATTFVLTTLAGTGYTAMSVLNVIQQVAKDNGVRPSQPLSSAVVASQIAITASPISGATAAMYVVVEHMGVSFLDAICVILPAALFGCTIAAFVASKQGCELSQDPIYQDRLKKGLVNFSSEEEKNSETTPEAKRSVFLFLGGVTFIVAMLMFKSVIGHHLGSKDIIIITMFFVSFLTAVTCKVPLSKIKHAPIFRDGAESIIVILGIVWLSSTIIGAHIDEIKHIAGSLLNEYPALLSLVFFGTSALLFSQGATSALLVPIAATLGVDAGTILASFAAVSALYITNIYPTTAFAIATDDTGSFMSNRWNGSLIINHPFFLPGVMGIMSAVPMGFLLARIFI; this is encoded by the coding sequence ATGTTATTAATTGAAACAGTACTACTCTTAGGGTGTATTATACTCGCTGCCCGGTTAGGTGGAATCGGTGTCGGACTGGCAGGTGGCGTTGGAATGGTCATTGCCGTCTATGTATTAGGTCTGGCACCCGGTTCTATTCCCGTCTCCGTTATTTTAATTATTATGTCGGTGATTCTGGCACTATCGGTTATGCAGGAAGCCGGTGGAATGGGCTATATGGTGAAATGTGCTGAAAGCCTGCTTCGTAATAATCCCAAATATATCAATATCATTGCCCCGGCGACCACTTTTGTTCTGACAACACTTGCCGGAACAGGGTATACCGCAATGTCTGTCCTGAATGTGATTCAGCAAGTTGCCAAAGATAACGGTGTACGTCCCAGCCAGCCTCTGAGTTCGGCTGTTGTTGCATCCCAGATAGCAATTACAGCGTCACCGATTTCCGGAGCAACGGCAGCCATGTATGTCGTCGTTGAACATATGGGCGTTAGTTTTCTCGATGCGATCTGCGTCATTTTACCAGCTGCATTATTTGGCTGTACTATTGCTGCTTTTGTCGCCAGTAAGCAAGGATGTGAATTAAGTCAGGATCCGATTTATCAGGATCGTTTGAAAAAGGGACTGGTGAATTTCAGCTCCGAAGAGGAAAAAAATTCTGAGACGACTCCGGAAGCAAAGCGTTCGGTATTTTTGTTCCTTGGTGGTGTCACTTTTATTGTTGCGATGCTGATGTTTAAATCTGTGATTGGCCATCATTTGGGATCGAAAGACATCATTATTATCACCATGTTTTTTGTGTCTTTTCTGACCGCAGTGACGTGCAAAGTCCCGCTGTCAAAAATCAAGCATGCACCGATATTCCGTGATGGTGCGGAGTCAATTATTGTCATACTTGGTATTGTCTGGTTAAGTTCAACAATTATCGGTGCGCATATTGATGAGATTAAACATATTGCCGGTAGTTTACTTAATGAATATCCTGCACTGCTTTCTTTAGTATTTTTCGGCACCAGTGCGTTATTGTTCAGCCAAGGGGCAACCAGCGCTTTATTAGTACCGATTGCAGCAACGTTGGGTGTGGATGCAGGAACAATTCTTGCGAGTTTTGCGGCAGTGAGTGCTTTGTATATTACGAATATTTATCCGACGACTGCTTTTGCGATTGCAACGGATGATACCGGTTCTTTCATGAGTAACCGATGGAATGGTTCTTTGATTATCAATCACCCTTTCTTCCTGCCTGGCGTGATGGGTATCATGAGTGCGGTTCCAATGGGATTTTTACTGGCGCGGATTTTTATTTAG